Within the Caldisalinibacter kiritimatiensis genome, the region ATAAACTTACTGGGAGGTTTTTTAATTGGAAAATAAAGTAGCTGTTATATTTACAGGCGGTACAATTTCTATGAAAGTAGACCCTAGAATTAATGCTGCTATCCCCGCCTTATCAAGCGAAGAAATCATGGCTATGGTTACAAACATAGAAAAATACACTGATATTGAAATTATAAACTTTGCTAAACTTCCTGGACCTCATATGACACCAGAAAAGATGATGGAACTTTCTAAACTAGTTAGGAAAACCCTTGCCCGCAAAGATATAACTGGTGTCGTCGTTACTCATGGTACTGACACTTTAGAAGAAACCGCGTATCTTCTACACCTAACCATAAAAAACGAAAAGCCTGTTATAGTTGTAGGAGCTATGAGAAATGGGTCAGAACTTGGTTATGATGGACCTAGTAACTTATCAGCTGCAATTTGTACTGCTATATCTGATGAAGCTAAAAATAAAGGTGTATTAGTGGTAATGAATAATGAAGTTAATGCTGCTTCAGAAGTTACTAAAACAAATACTTTAACTGTTAATACTTTTAAAGCACCAGAATTTGGTCCATTAGGTATAGTTGACAATGATGAGGTTATTTTTTATAGAGATATCAAATACAGAGATTATATTCCAACAGAAAATATAGAAACTGATGTAGCTTTACTCAAAACAGGTGTAGGTATGAACTCCGACTTAATAGAGTTTTGTATCCAATCCGGTTATAAAGGGATAGTAATTGAAGCCCTTGGCAGAGGTAATGTGCCTCCTAAAATGATAGAAGGAATAGAAAATGCAATAAATAAAAACATTCCTATTGTAATAGTATCTAGATGCCCTACTGGAAGAGTTCTTGATACTTATGGTTATGAAGGAGCTGGAAAACATCTAAAAAAGTTAGGAGCCATTTTCGGATATAATTTACCTGGTCAAAAGGCACGAATCAAATTAATGTTAGCACTAGG harbors:
- a CDS encoding asparaginase gives rise to the protein MENKVAVIFTGGTISMKVDPRINAAIPALSSEEIMAMVTNIEKYTDIEIINFAKLPGPHMTPEKMMELSKLVRKTLARKDITGVVVTHGTDTLEETAYLLHLTIKNEKPVIVVGAMRNGSELGYDGPSNLSAAICTAISDEAKNKGVLVVMNNEVNAASEVTKTNTLTVNTFKAPEFGPLGIVDNDEVIFYRDIKYRDYIPTENIETDVALLKTGVGMNSDLIEFCIQSGYKGIVIEALGRGNVPPKMIEGIENAINKNIPIVIVSRCPTGRVLDTYGYEGAGKHLKKLGAIFGYNLPGQKARIKLMLALGITNDINKIRNIFENI